Genomic segment of Acidobacteriota bacterium:
GCCAATTTACCTTTGAGCAACGCGACTACGCCATAACGGCCCACGCCGGTTTTGACCTCGTCCAACCCCAGGGCGCGCAGCCTCTCGGCCACGACGCGCGCGGTGCGTTCTTCGCGGTTGGAAAGTTCGGGGTGGATATGAAAATCGCGGCGTTGCGCAATTAAGGCGGGGCGCAATTGTTCGGCGGCCTGTGCTAGCGCATCAGCCCGTTTGTCGGCTGACACAGACTGTGCGCCCACGCGCTGCCAACGCCAGGCAACGACGGCCAAGACCAACACGAGCGCCATTGCAGCTTTGTTTTTCATCAGAATCTCCGCTGGATCAGATTGGATATTTCAGGTGAACGGTGGCTGCACAGTACAAAAGATTGCCGCACACGGTCAACACAGCTAGGCCGCCGAACGTTGTTGACGCATTCAGGCAAAAAAAAGCGTGAACAGGACTCACGACCTGCTCACGCTTGTAACTGTCATCGCGTTAGAAATAACCCTGGGCGTCTTTCAATCAACGCCCCCGACAGGAGATGGTGAACACAATTGCTTGCGTTCACCAAACTGTTTACAAGTGCTATGCCGCGCTGCCGCTTTCAGCAGGCTTTAACCATGGGGCGCTTGGCTAACCAACCCAAGCGACAAGGCAAATCACAGCAGAATTGAGCTTGCGTCATTTTTGGCGGCATTGCACTGGCCTTGGCTGCCTGCCTAAATCAACCAAGTTCGCTTTGGCAGCCTCAATCACTCGACATAAGGGTTTCTTTGTGTTGTCGCATGCCGCCACACCGCTGTCGTGGAATGTCTCACCTCGCCTCGCAGTGGTTGGGGCTAGGGCTAGGCTTTTCCGGGGGACGCCCGTCAAAGTTTTGCGCCCACGCCGCCACAACCTGTTTGGCGATGGTCGCGCCGCCTGTTTTCCCTGGTATCGCAAACGCGCGCAAAACTTCTTTTGGTAAATAATTCGGAACCAAACGTTCAGAGTTCACGCTTCAGCCTGTTTGCGGGCCGCCACGCACACGCTGAAGCGTGAACTCTGAACTGCCGTCACCGAAAATTTACAGAAAGCAAAACTTTGACGCACACCCTCTCCGGGGCACTCTATTGACAGCCCGCGCGTGGCTGATTAATTATTGCGTCCGGCGCGAACCAGCAATCCCATTCAATCTTTAGTGCAAGCTCGTCGCAATGTGCAACGCAGGCGCGTTGGCAGGCGCAGCAGTGAAGCAAGCCCCATCCGCTGCGTTTCTTTTATTCTCTTCCAGCTTGTCGCGTTTTCCTGTTGGACTTCTTTCGGAGTTAAGTGATGCCCCTGTCCGGCCCCCAATTTCGTTCGCCAGGCTTCCACCGCCGCACGTTATGGTTAGGGTTCTTTGTTTTGAGCGTCTTGTGCATGCTGTTGGTGCTGGGGCCTGCCTTCTCTTCGCTGGCGCAACGCCGCGTGATGCGCCGGGCGGAAAGCGACCCAAAGCGCAAACCCGCGCCGCCTGCGCGTGCTGCCGGCAACCTGCGCAACCTGCTGCCCCAGCAGAAACTCGCTCCTGACGGTTCGCTCCTCGGCGAAACCTGGACGGGCGCGGAAGCTGTCAGCGAATCCACGGCGGAAATTATGGAGCGCGAACGGCAACGCGCCGCGCTGCCGCAACGCCAGGAACCCATAAACGAACTCGAACACGCGCGCCCCAATCGCCAAAACCTGCCGCAAAATCCGAATGCTTTGCCCGGCGAACAATGGCCGCCGTTGAGCGCCGAGGAAACCAAGCAACTCGCGCCGGCGCGCCATCTCGTCGCCGCGCCGGCTGCGCCTCAACCCGTCACGCTCAACTTCACCGGCGCCACGCTGGCCGATTCCGGAGCCTTTCCGCCCGACTCAATGGGCGCCGTCGGGCCGACGCAATTTCTGCTGGTCATCAATGGGCGCATCCGCGTGTTTGACAAAAATACCGGCGCGGTGGGGCCGCTCGATGCCGACACCAATACGTTTTTCAACTCGGTCAGAGCGAATGCGACAGTCTCTGATCCGCGCGTGCGTTATGACCGGCTGTCGTCGCGCTGGTTTGTCGTGATGATCAACGTTCCGGCGTCGCTGGCCAACAACAGCATTCTGCTGGCTGTCAGCGATAGCGCGACGATTACGCCGAATACGGTGTGGCGCTTCTTCGGCTTCCAACAGCAACAACCCGCTACGTCAGGCGACTCAGGTTGTTTTTCCGATTACCCGACGCTGGGCATTGACGCACAGGCGCTTTACATCGGGACGGATCAATTTTGCGGCGTTGATTTCGCTGGCACAGCCGCCTTTGTCATTCGCAAATCTTCGGTGCTCTTTACCGGCCCGCTGGTGGTCACGGCCTTTCGCAATTTGACGGGCACGCCCGATGGGCCGGGCCTTTATACGCCGCAGGGCGTGGACAATTACGACCCAGCCGCGACTGAAGGCTATTTCATCGGCGCGGATAACTCGACGCTGGGCCGTTTGGCCGTGCGGCGCGTTAGCAACCCGGGCGGCACACCGACGCTGTCGGCAAACATCTTCGTCAACGTGCTCTCGACCTCGGTGCCGCTTAAGATTCGCCACGCGGGCAACAATAACGGCACGAATGGCTTTCTCGATTCGATTGACGACCGGTTGTATGCCGCGCACATGCGCAATGGCCGCTTGTGGACGGCGCACAACATCGCCGTCACCAACACCGGCTCTACTGAAGGCAATCGCACGCGCACGGCAGCGCGTTGGTATGAACTCAGCGATTTGAACACCGACACGCCCAAGCCGGTGCAAGCCGGAACGCTCTTTGCCGAAAGCGCGACGAATAGTTTTAACGACCGCAACTATTTCATGCCTTCGATTGTGGTTTCAGGCCAGGGCCACGCGGCGCTGGGCGCATCCAGCGCTGGCGCGAACGAAGCAGCCAATGCCGTGACCGCTGGACGGCTGGCGAGCGATCCGCGCGGTGCTCTGCGCGCGCCGGTGCTGCTGACCAATTCCAGCGCGGCCTACAATCCCGCGCGGAATACGGGCAATGATGATGGCTTCCGGCGCTGGGGCGATTACTCCTACACCAGCGTAGACCCCTGCGATGACATGACGCTGTGGACGATTCAGGAATTTTGCAACGCGACCGATTCCTGGGGCGTGCAGATCGCCCGCTTACAAGCGCCGCCGCCCGCCACACCCGCTGGCGTCAATCCGCCCAGTGTGCCCGCCGGTTTGGCTTCGACGACGATCACCGTCACCGGCATTGCGGCGAATGGCGCGGGCTTTTTCGATCCGGGCACGGGCTTCAATTGCCGTTTGCAAGCCCAGGTCAGCGGCGGCGTCACCGTCAGCGCGGTAAGTTATGTCAACCCGGCCACGGTGCGCCTGACGATCTCAACGACCAATGCCAGCACGGGTTTGAAGAACATCACCATCATCAACCCCGACGGTCAGAGCATCACCGCGAATAACCTGCTGACGGTCGGCAATTGCGCCTATACCGTCGCGCCAACGCAGCAAAGCTTCACCGCGGCGGGCGGTAATAGCTCGGTCACTGTGACGGCGGCGGCTGGTTGCGGCTGGACGGCGGTCAGCAACGATGCGTTTATCACAGTCACTTCAACAAATCCTAGCAGCGGCAATGGCACGGTCACTTACACCGTCGCCCCGACGGTCGCGGGCGCGCGCAGCGGCACGCTGACGATTGCGGGACAGACCGTGACGATCACGCAAAACGCGGGCGCGGGTTGCAACTTCACGCTCGCGCCCGGCAATGCCCAATTCAAAGCCGGTGGCGGTTATGGCACATTCAACGTCAGCACGCCGGTGGATTGTGTCTGGACAGCGGGCACGGCGAGTTCGTTTGTGAACCTGCTGTTCAGCACCGCCGGGCAAGGCAATGGCGCGGTCAATTTTTATGTCGCGCCGAACGCCACGCCCATCGCGCGCACCGCGACCATTGCGGCGGGCGGCCAGAACTTCAACCTGACGCAGGAAGCCGCGCCGCTCGAAATCGCCGTGGATGATGGTTCGTTGGAAACCGCGACCGGTTTGGGCGCGGGCGGCACCTCGGTACGTGTCAATCGGCTGACGCCGCCGTTTTATCCGGCGACGGTGGGCGCGGTGGCGATTTATTTTCCCGACGCGCTCGGCGTCAACGTGGGCGATCCGTTCACCCTGCTGGCCGGGGCAAATTTGGATGGCGATGAAAATCTGGACGGCACGCCGTTTCAGGAAACCGCCGTCACAGTCAAGGCGCTGGGTGATTTCAACGTTTATACCCTGAGCACGCCGTTGACGATCAACAGCGGCGATTTCGTGCTGGGCATGCGCTTGAACCACGCGGAAGGTGTGCGGCCCTTCGCGCGTGACACCACGCTGCCCTCGCGCCGCCG
This window contains:
- a CDS encoding proprotein convertase P-domain-containing protein yields the protein MPLSGPQFRSPGFHRRTLWLGFFVLSVLCMLLVLGPAFSSLAQRRVMRRAESDPKRKPAPPARAAGNLRNLLPQQKLAPDGSLLGETWTGAEAVSESTAEIMERERQRAALPQRQEPINELEHARPNRQNLPQNPNALPGEQWPPLSAEETKQLAPARHLVAAPAAPQPVTLNFTGATLADSGAFPPDSMGAVGPTQFLLVINGRIRVFDKNTGAVGPLDADTNTFFNSVRANATVSDPRVRYDRLSSRWFVVMINVPASLANNSILLAVSDSATITPNTVWRFFGFQQQQPATSGDSGCFSDYPTLGIDAQALYIGTDQFCGVDFAGTAAFVIRKSSVLFTGPLVVTAFRNLTGTPDGPGLYTPQGVDNYDPAATEGYFIGADNSTLGRLAVRRVSNPGGTPTLSANIFVNVLSTSVPLKIRHAGNNNGTNGFLDSIDDRLYAAHMRNGRLWTAHNIAVTNTGSTEGNRTRTAARWYELSDLNTDTPKPVQAGTLFAESATNSFNDRNYFMPSIVVSGQGHAALGASSAGANEAANAVTAGRLASDPRGALRAPVLLTNSSAAYNPARNTGNDDGFRRWGDYSYTSVDPCDDMTLWTIQEFCNATDSWGVQIARLQAPPPATPAGVNPPSVPAGLASTTITVTGIAANGAGFFDPGTGFNCRLQAQVSGGVTVSAVSYVNPATVRLTISTTNASTGLKNITIINPDGQSITANNLLTVGNCAYTVAPTQQSFTAAGGNSSVTVTAAAGCGWTAVSNDAFITVTSTNPSSGNGTVTYTVAPTVAGARSGTLTIAGQTVTITQNAGAGCNFTLAPGNAQFKAGGGYGTFNVSTPVDCVWTAGTASSFVNLLFSTAGQGNGAVNFYVAPNATPIARTATIAAGGQNFNLTQEAAPLEIAVDDGSLETATGLGAGGTSVRVNRLTPPFYPATVGAVAIYFPDALGVNVGDPFTLLAGANLDGDENLDGTPFQETAVTVKALGDFNVYTLSTPLTINSGDFVLGMRLNHAEGVRPFARDTTLPSRRRSYRQVDGATAFQLIDDPPVNTPGNYGIRAQLIRPAKLLVKGGAVLTAESCLPANGVIDPGETVTVNLTVQNNGSSSTDNLSAALQPTGGVTTAGVTQSFGAIAPGSAVTRPFTFVAAGNCGNTLTLTVNLSDAGQSLGTQSYNFRLGAPAANSSTFKFTGPPAAIPDGDARGINVTIPVSGFTGPLADLNVRFDGSQCTTAAGATTVGLAHDFVGDLVVKLTSPQGTTIVLMDRPGSAANSGRNFCQTVLDDDSAGATSIQQISPLLTSPVGPPYSSTFNPANPLAAFDGENPNGNWTLNVADLSPEDTGTVRGVSLVLSGFACCQSAQPQFAYEGDVAPRPNGNGAATAADWTMLGRMIMGLVTPTPGSEFQRADCAPRETLGNGALTAADFTQAGRYVAGLDPLTPAGGPLAPNVLFETQARYVAEPAAPALTIPARGQSTRGFTLTLAATGAENALSTTLRFDSTRWQFVAATTPQAATLLVNETRTADGLLGLVLALPANQTFAASQVDVVQLTFQARAGHSAEPLTLQFCDEVIGRELADVQARVLKAGNEFGLGVSFARFTLPERQSRKQPAARLRQ